In the genome of Segatella copri, one region contains:
- a CDS encoding transposase, giving the protein MNTGLDQYMDIFKDAVEDSAAKLTKSFEKILIEVIILFMVIPRKINFTQMGRYGSHVEQTYRNAFGLKKSKSIDWLKLNVSLAKRFFGKQGRWAIAIDPSYISKAGKKTPHIGRFWSGCAQSVKHGLEIMGIGLIDIDAKDCMMLKAHQSLSNKELSLRNKTMVDFYISVIKRYRKELLKLSTLIVADAYFSTSTFVNGIKKEGFSLISRFRDNACLFYVYAGPRTGKRGRPKTKDGKIDMKNLDLTRMEKMEMKDIEGTAYTLIAYSKALRCKVRLVIWQMPNGKKKLFFSTDTSLSGEEVLLYYRTRFQIEFCFRDAKGYTGLMDCQARDKWKLDFAFNASFTSLNVAKVTMKEMGMEYSMSSFKSLMTNIYLVKRIFKASGYTPNRTLISKIFKDLSCLQRIAA; this is encoded by the coding sequence ATGAATACAGGACTTGACCAATATATGGATATCTTTAAAGATGCAGTTGAAGATTCGGCTGCAAAGTTAACAAAAAGTTTCGAGAAAATACTCATCGAGGTGATAATTTTGTTCATGGTAATACCAAGAAAGATAAATTTCACCCAAATGGGGAGGTATGGCTCGCATGTTGAGCAAACCTATCGCAACGCATTCGGCTTAAAAAAGTCGAAAAGCATTGACTGGCTCAAACTTAATGTCTCACTTGCCAAGCGCTTCTTTGGTAAACAGGGAAGATGGGCTATTGCCATTGATCCCAGCTACATCAGCAAAGCTGGCAAGAAGACTCCACATATCGGTCGTTTTTGGTCGGGATGTGCACAGTCTGTTAAACATGGTCTCGAAATCATGGGTATTGGCCTCATTGATATTGATGCCAAAGACTGCATGATGTTAAAAGCACACCAGTCGCTAAGTAATAAAGAACTGAGTCTTAGAAACAAGACTATGGTAGATTTCTATATCAGCGTCATTAAGCGTTACCGCAAGGAACTTCTTAAACTCTCAACCCTCATAGTTGCAGATGCTTACTTCTCTACAAGTACATTTGTTAATGGGATAAAGAAAGAAGGGTTCTCTTTGATAAGCCGCTTTCGTGACAATGCTTGTCTCTTTTATGTCTATGCTGGTCCACGTACTGGAAAACGTGGTCGCCCCAAGACCAAGGATGGCAAGATTGATATGAAGAATCTTGACCTCACTCGAATGGAGAAGATGGAGATGAAAGATATAGAAGGAACAGCTTATACTTTGATAGCCTATTCCAAGGCACTCAGGTGTAAAGTTAGACTTGTCATCTGGCAGATGCCGAATGGCAAGAAGAAACTATTCTTCTCTACAGACACCTCACTTTCGGGTGAAGAAGTACTTCTTTATTATAGAACCAGGTTCCAGATCGAATTTTGCTTTCGTGACGCCAAAGGCTATACTGGTCTTATGGACTGCCAGGCTCGCGATAAGTGGAAACTCGATTTTGCTTTCAATGCTTCGTTCACATCACTAAATGTTGCCAAGGTAACTATGAAGGAGATGGGAATGGAATATTCTATGTCTTCATTCAAGTCACTGATGACCAATATTTATCTGGTGAAACGAATTTTTAAAGCAAGCGGGTACACCCCGAACCGAACTTTAATTAGCAAGATTTTCAAAGATCTCTCGTGCTTACAGCGTATAGCTGCTTAG
- a CDS encoding DUF4143 domain-containing protein, with the protein MPLASYENRAAFKIFVLDVGLLGAMSNLKAATIVSGNSIFTEFKGALTEQYVLQQLVLRYEPYYYAKTNSTQEIDFLLQDEEDEIVPLEVKAETKVKAKSLRQFVADNRSKKAYRISMNDYQQGDWVTNVPLYAVNGLEF; encoded by the coding sequence CTGCCACTTGCCAGTTATGAAAATCGGGCAGCCTTCAAGATCTTCGTCCTGGATGTTGGGCTTTTGGGTGCGATGTCTAATCTCAAGGCAGCGACAATAGTGTCTGGCAACAGTATTTTTACCGAATTCAAAGGAGCATTGACGGAACAGTATGTTTTGCAGCAGCTCGTTCTCAGGTATGAACCGTATTATTATGCCAAAACCAATAGTACTCAGGAGATTGATTTTCTGCTCCAGGATGAGGAGGATGAGATTGTTCCGCTGGAGGTGAAAGCCGAGACGAAAGTCAAGGCAAAGAGCCTGCGCCAGTTTGTTGCAGACAACCGGTCAAAGAAGGCCTATCGCATCTCTATGAATGATTATCAGCAGGGAGATTGGGTTACAAACGTACCGCTTTATGCGGTAAATGGTCTTGAATTTTAG
- a CDS encoding site-specific integrase → MMRCTFKTVFYVNGSKERNGIVPIMGRVTINGTIAQFSCKQSVTKAIWDAKGNRAIGKSKEAKEVNFVLDNIKAQIAKHYQRLSDREAFVTAEMVRNAYQGIGTEYETLLRAFDKENAAFAKRVGKDRAKTTYNKYLTVRKYVAEFIKYQYKRSDMSMNELTEEFIRDYCLYLKNVVGLAQSSIWIYSIPLKHIVTTAHYNGKIPRNPFAMYHVDPDHKEREFLTLDELTAMTEIKLEDPNMAFARDLFIFGCWTGISFIDIKNLTENNICIVNGAPWIVSKRQKTGVPFQIKLMDIPIQIIERYKSFRKDCHLFRIGDHGTINKHIKRVAAMCGIKKQVSFHVSRHSWAVLALEYGMPIESVSKILGHTNITTTQIYAKVTSNKLDHDISVFESRIKGHLPVIGGMV, encoded by the coding sequence ATTATGAGATGCACTTTCAAGACAGTCTTCTATGTAAATGGAAGCAAGGAGAGAAACGGAATTGTCCCTATCATGGGACGTGTGACAATCAACGGAACTATCGCACAGTTCAGTTGCAAGCAGAGCGTTACCAAGGCTATCTGGGATGCCAAGGGCAACAGAGCCATAGGTAAGAGTAAGGAAGCCAAGGAGGTGAACTTCGTGCTTGACAACATCAAGGCGCAAATCGCCAAGCATTACCAACGTCTTTCCGACCGTGAGGCGTTCGTTACCGCTGAAATGGTGAGAAATGCCTACCAAGGCATTGGCACTGAGTACGAGACTTTGCTCAGAGCTTTTGACAAGGAGAACGCCGCCTTTGCCAAGCGTGTCGGCAAGGACAGGGCAAAGACTACTTACAACAAGTACCTAACGGTGAGAAAGTATGTTGCCGAGTTCATCAAGTATCAGTACAAGCGCAGCGACATGTCCATGAATGAGCTTACCGAGGAGTTCATCCGTGACTATTGTCTGTACTTGAAGAATGTGGTAGGACTTGCGCAGTCCTCCATTTGGATTTACTCCATTCCGCTGAAACATATCGTTACGACCGCACACTACAATGGCAAGATACCGAGAAATCCATTTGCCATGTACCATGTTGACCCAGACCACAAGGAACGTGAGTTCTTGACATTGGACGAGCTAACCGCCATGACTGAGATAAAGTTGGAAGACCCAAACATGGCTTTTGCGAGAGACCTTTTCATTTTTGGTTGTTGGACAGGTATCTCTTTCATAGACATCAAGAACTTGACGGAGAACAACATCTGTATAGTTAATGGTGCTCCTTGGATTGTGTCGAAGCGTCAGAAGACAGGTGTACCATTCCAAATCAAGCTGATGGATATACCTATACAGATTATTGAGAGATACAAATCATTCAGAAAAGACTGCCACTTATTCCGTATTGGTGACCATGGAACTATCAATAAGCATATCAAGCGAGTTGCTGCAATGTGTGGTATCAAAAAGCAAGTTTCGTTCCACGTATCTCGTCATAGTTGGGCAGTTTTGGCTTTAGAATATGGTATGCCGATAGAGAGCGTGAGCAAGATTCTCGGTCACACGAACATCACCACGACACAGATATACGCCAAGGTGACAAGTAACAAACTTGACCATGACATATCTGTTTTTGAAAGTCGAATCAAGGGGCATTTGCCTGTAATAGGAGGAATGGTATGA
- a CDS encoding toprim domain-containing protein, whose amino-acid sequence MNIQEAKQIKIADYLLSLGHHPVKQQGANLWYKSPLRNESEPSFKVNTTMNSWFDFGMGKGGNIITLASYLYASDNLPYLLDKMEKQAPHVRPTDFSFPQQASEPSFERLEVRELNHPALLRYLSERNIDLCIARKECVELHFSHNGKNYFAIGFKNKSGGYEVRNRFFKGCMSPKDITHIRQQGEPRYSCYVFEGMMDYLSFLSLRMEKFPSCPSLEAQDYVILNSTSNVDKAVDALHGYERISCLLDNDEAGRKATLAIENALSYRVRDASHLYSEYNDLNDYLCGVKSKQSVHQVQPVKRTAPPRKKGAALGM is encoded by the coding sequence ATGAATATTCAAGAAGCAAAGCAAATCAAGATTGCAGATTATCTGCTAAGTTTGGGACACCACCCTGTCAAACAGCAGGGTGCAAACCTTTGGTACAAGTCACCGCTGAGAAACGAGAGCGAGCCATCTTTCAAGGTGAACACCACGATGAACAGTTGGTTCGATTTCGGAATGGGCAAGGGCGGCAACATCATCACCCTTGCGTCATACCTTTACGCATCAGACAACTTGCCATATCTCTTGGACAAGATGGAGAAGCAAGCGCCCCATGTACGCCCGACCGACTTTTCTTTCCCTCAGCAAGCTTCCGAGCCGAGTTTTGAGAGATTGGAGGTTAGGGAGCTCAACCACCCTGCACTCCTGCGCTATCTGAGCGAGCGGAATATTGACCTGTGCATAGCCCGAAAGGAATGTGTGGAACTCCACTTCTCGCATAATGGCAAGAACTACTTCGCCATCGGCTTCAAGAACAAGTCGGGCGGTTACGAGGTTCGTAACCGATTCTTCAAGGGTTGCATGTCCCCCAAGGACATCACACATATCCGACAGCAAGGCGAGCCAAGATACTCTTGCTATGTTTTCGAGGGCATGATGGACTATCTTTCCTTTCTCTCGTTACGCATGGAGAAGTTTCCGTCTTGTCCGTCATTGGAAGCGCAGGACTACGTGATACTCAACTCCACAAGCAATGTGGACAAGGCTGTTGACGCACTCCACGGCTACGAGCGCATCAGTTGTCTGCTCGACAACGACGAGGCAGGGCGGAAGGCAACGCTTGCCATCGAGAACGCCCTCAGCTACCGTGTGAGGGATGCATCCCACTTGTACAGCGAGTACAACGACTTGAACGACTATCTGTGCGGAGTGAAATCCAAACAGTCGGTACACCAAGTACAGCCTGTTAAGCGGACTGCTCCACCTCGGAAGAAAGGCGCAGCCTTAGGTATGTAG
- a CDS encoding C39 family peptidase, which translates to MKIKHLLFFIPVTFLVACEGTDLIEPDNVSKEQISTQIIYNPTKYSKQKGDVFVKSSLPTTMAKQIPNACVTSIMEYANNKVFGGTVNEGAYILYYTQTYNSNPLIDGVSLDYIEPFVTHFFKTQTFTNYKSAIDAKHPVMTDVNSQIESSAHNVLCVGYNSNTGAAIYMDPELACMYSVNAGYFLQDYNINTALN; encoded by the coding sequence ATGAAGATAAAACATTTGTTATTTTTTATTCCTGTGACTTTTTTGGTCGCATGTGAAGGGACTGATTTAATCGAGCCAGACAATGTGTCGAAAGAACAGATTTCCACTCAAATAATTTATAACCCGACAAAATATTCAAAACAAAAAGGTGATGTCTTTGTCAAAAGCAGTTTGCCAACAACAATGGCAAAGCAAATACCTAATGCCTGCGTAACATCAATTATGGAGTATGCAAACAATAAAGTTTTTGGTGGAACAGTAAATGAGGGAGCGTATATTCTATATTATACACAGACATATAATTCAAATCCTTTGATTGATGGTGTTTCTTTGGATTATATCGAGCCTTTTGTAACACATTTCTTTAAAACTCAAACATTTACAAATTATAAGTCTGCAATAGATGCCAAGCATCCCGTCATGACTGATGTAAATAGCCAAATAGAAAGCTCTGCCCATAATGTGTTATGTGTAGGATATAACTCCAATACGGGTGCTGCTATTTATATGGACCCTGAGCTTGCTTGTATGTACTCAGTTAATGCTGGGTATTTTTTACAAGATTATAATATCAATACTGCGTTAAATTAA
- the cysK gene encoding cysteine synthase A, with product MAKIYKQITDLIGKTPLVELGKYSASKSLETPVIAKVEFFNPGGSVKDRIALAMIEDAEQKGILKPGATIIEPTSGNTGVGLALVSAVKGYHLILTMPETMSVERRNLVKAYGAEVRLTSGKDGMPGAIKAAEELRDSIPGSVILGQFTNPANPAKHYATTGPEIWADTDGEIDIFVAGVGTGGTISGIAKYLKEQNPNVKVIAVEPATSPVLNGGQSGPHKIQGIGAGFVPETYSSEFIDEVLDIQNDDAIKAGRELAQTEGLLVGISSGAAAFAATEIAKRPENKGKKIVALLPDTGERYLSTVLYAFEEYPL from the coding sequence ATGGCAAAGATTTATAAACAGATTACTGATTTAATCGGTAAGACCCCATTGGTAGAATTGGGTAAGTATTCAGCATCCAAGAGTTTGGAGACTCCTGTAATTGCTAAGGTAGAATTCTTCAATCCTGGCGGAAGCGTAAAGGATCGTATCGCACTTGCGATGATTGAAGACGCTGAGCAGAAGGGTATCCTGAAACCAGGTGCCACCATCATCGAACCAACCAGCGGTAACACGGGTGTAGGCCTGGCTCTGGTATCAGCCGTAAAGGGCTACCACCTCATCCTCACCATGCCAGAAACCATGAGTGTGGAGCGCAGAAACCTGGTGAAGGCTTACGGCGCTGAAGTGAGACTGACCAGCGGCAAGGACGGAATGCCTGGTGCCATCAAGGCTGCCGAGGAACTCCGCGATTCCATTCCGGGTTCCGTGATTCTGGGACAGTTTACCAACCCAGCCAATCCTGCCAAGCACTATGCCACAACTGGACCAGAAATCTGGGCTGATACCGATGGCGAGATTGATATCTTCGTAGCCGGTGTAGGAACCGGTGGAACCATTTCGGGTATCGCCAAGTATCTGAAGGAGCAGAATCCTAACGTGAAGGTGATTGCCGTAGAGCCTGCCACATCGCCTGTATTGAACGGCGGACAGAGCGGTCCTCACAAGATTCAGGGCATCGGTGCCGGCTTCGTTCCAGAGACCTACTCTTCAGAATTCATCGATGAGGTATTGGATATTCAGAACGATGATGCCATCAAGGCAGGTCGTGAATTGGCTCAGACCGAGGGCCTCCTGGTAGGTATCTCATCAGGTGCCGCCGCCTTTGCAGCCACCGAGATTGCGAAGCGTCCTGAGAACAAGGGCAAGAAGATTGTTGCCCTCTTGCCAGATACTGGTGAGCGTTATTTAAGCACTGTACTCTATGCTTTCGAGGAGTATCCATTGTAA
- a CDS encoding O-acetylhomoserine aminocarboxypropyltransferase/cysteine synthase family protein, translating to MSTEKKLRFETLQLHVGQENPDPATDARAVPIYQTTSYVFRNSQHAADRFGLRDAGNIYGRLTNSTQGVFEDRVAALEGGVAGLAVASGAAAVTYALQNILQNGDHIVAADNIYGGTYNLITHTLSTQGVSYTIVDPRNFEQVEAAIQDNTKALYAETFGNPNSDVTDIDKLAEIAHRHNIPLIIDNTFGTPYLIRPIEHGADIVVHSATKFIGGHGSSLGGVIVDGGKFDWKANADKFPTLAKPDPSYHGAVFADVAGAAAFVTRIRAVILRDTGATISPFNAWILLQGLETLSLRVERHVQNALKVVEYLENNPKVAKVNHPAVPSHPDHELYKKLFPNGGGSIFTFDIKGGEKEAWEFIDHLRIFSLLANVADVKSLVIHPATTTHSQLSPEELEEQHIYPSTVRLSIGIENIDDLIEALDEAFTYVK from the coding sequence ATGAGTACAGAAAAGAAACTTCGCTTTGAGACACTTCAGTTGCATGTAGGTCAGGAAAATCCAGATCCAGCTACCGACGCTCGTGCGGTGCCTATCTACCAGACCACAAGTTACGTGTTCCGCAACTCTCAGCACGCTGCCGATAGATTCGGACTCCGTGACGCAGGTAATATCTATGGTCGCTTGACCAACTCAACTCAGGGTGTATTCGAAGACCGTGTGGCTGCCCTCGAGGGTGGTGTAGCAGGTTTGGCTGTCGCTTCTGGTGCTGCCGCCGTTACCTACGCTCTGCAGAACATCCTTCAGAACGGCGACCACATCGTAGCTGCCGACAACATCTACGGTGGTACTTATAACCTCATCACTCATACATTATCCACACAGGGTGTCAGCTACACCATCGTGGATCCTCGCAACTTCGAGCAGGTAGAGGCTGCCATCCAGGACAATACCAAGGCACTCTATGCAGAGACCTTCGGAAATCCTAACTCAGATGTAACCGATATCGATAAGTTGGCAGAGATTGCCCATCGCCACAACATCCCATTGATTATCGATAACACCTTCGGCACTCCATACCTCATCCGTCCTATCGAGCACGGAGCAGATATCGTGGTTCACTCTGCAACTAAGTTCATCGGCGGTCACGGTTCATCTCTCGGTGGTGTCATCGTAGATGGCGGTAAGTTCGACTGGAAGGCAAATGCCGACAAGTTCCCTACTCTCGCTAAGCCAGACCCATCTTATCATGGTGCCGTATTCGCTGATGTAGCCGGAGCAGCAGCCTTCGTAACCCGAATCCGTGCGGTCATCCTTCGTGATACCGGTGCAACCATCTCTCCATTCAACGCCTGGATTCTTCTTCAGGGCTTGGAGACATTGAGCCTCCGTGTAGAGCGTCACGTTCAGAATGCATTGAAGGTAGTAGAGTATCTGGAGAATAACCCTAAGGTGGCTAAGGTTAATCACCCAGCCGTTCCTTCTCATCCAGACCACGAGCTTTACAAAAAGCTCTTCCCTAACGGCGGTGGCAGCATCTTCACCTTCGATATCAAGGGCGGCGAGAAAGAGGCATGGGAGTTCATCGACCACCTGCGCATCTTCTCTTTGCTGGCTAACGTAGCTGACGTGAAGTCACTGGTTATCCACCCAGCAACAACCACCCACTCTCAGTTGAGCCCAGAGGAATTGGAGGAGCAGCACATCTATCCTTCTACTGTTCGATTGAGCATCGGTATCGAGAACATCGACGACCTGATTGAGGCTCTCGATGAGGCATTTACCTACGTAAAGTAG
- a CDS encoding primase-helicase family protein: MQPQAPPPPNEVFIRVGTTLYKVVDQPTINGGKVRKRIPWNMETLRQDYGKEFIKYVHKYDGFCTVPEHVNHRTVIDGFLNLYEPISHKPMKGDFPNIKKLLFHIFGEQYELGMDYLQLLYLRPVQKLPILLLVSEERNTGKTTFLNFLKALFQDNVTFNTNEDFRSQFNADWAGKLLIVVDEVLLSRREDSERLKNLSTTLSYKVEAKGKDRNEISFFAKFVLCSNNESLPVIIDEGETRYWVRKISSLQSDDTDFLEKLKAEIPAFLFHLQGRTLSTEHKSRMWFAPEQIATDALRRIIRCNRNRLEVEMSELFLEVMENTQTDSLQFCLNDAIALLQCNHVKAEKHLVRKIVQDCWKLQPSENALTYTSYEYNYNSSGHYSPTKRVGRFYTVTRDKLNSI; encoded by the coding sequence ATGCAGCCACAGGCACCACCTCCACCAAACGAGGTGTTCATCCGTGTTGGCACAACCTTATACAAGGTGGTTGACCAACCTACTATCAATGGAGGGAAGGTAAGAAAGCGCATCCCTTGGAACATGGAAACCTTGCGTCAGGACTACGGCAAGGAGTTCATCAAGTATGTCCACAAGTATGACGGATTCTGTACCGTTCCCGAACATGTGAACCACCGAACTGTAATAGACGGTTTTCTCAATCTCTACGAGCCGATAAGCCACAAGCCAATGAAAGGGGATTTTCCGAACATCAAGAAATTGCTTTTTCACATCTTCGGTGAGCAATACGAGCTTGGCATGGACTATCTGCAACTGCTCTATCTCAGACCTGTGCAGAAACTTCCAATTCTTTTGCTTGTGTCTGAGGAGAGGAACACAGGCAAGACCACGTTCTTGAACTTTCTGAAAGCGTTGTTCCAAGACAACGTTACGTTCAATACCAACGAGGACTTCCGCAGTCAGTTCAATGCAGATTGGGCTGGCAAGCTGCTCATAGTCGTGGATGAGGTGCTACTCAGTCGCAGGGAGGATTCTGAGCGTTTAAAGAATCTCAGCACCACACTCTCCTACAAGGTGGAAGCCAAGGGCAAGGACAGAAACGAGATTTCTTTCTTTGCCAAGTTTGTGCTGTGCTCCAACAACGAATCCCTGCCTGTCATCATTGACGAGGGCGAGACCCGATATTGGGTGAGGAAGATTTCATCGTTGCAATCTGACGATACCGACTTCTTGGAGAAACTGAAGGCGGAGATACCCGCTTTTCTATTCCATCTGCAAGGCAGAACGCTCTCCACAGAGCACAAGAGCCGAATGTGGTTCGCCCCCGAACAGATAGCGACCGATGCTCTGAGGAGAATCATACGCTGCAACCGTAACAGACTTGAGGTGGAAATGTCGGAGCTGTTCCTTGAGGTCATGGAGAACACTCAAACCGACAGTTTGCAATTCTGCCTCAATGACGCAATCGCCTTGTTGCAATGCAACCACGTGAAAGCGGAGAAGCACCTTGTGCGAAAGATAGTGCAGGACTGTTGGAAGCTGCAACCTTCAGAGAACGCCCTCACCTACACCTCATACGAGTACAACTACAATAGCAGCGGTCACTACTCGCCAACAAAACGTGTGGGCAGGTTCTACACTGTAACGAGGGACAAGCTAAATAGCATATAA
- the mobV gene encoding MobV family relaxase produces the protein MGHFSLDFKKAKGSSDARESDHIERKVIPDNADPTRTHLNRELVKMPSGVYGRDEAIAHRIKTAGIKRKITNDQVRVIRTVLSGTHEDMMNIAANDQLDDWCNDSLKWLQDTFGKENVVSVVLHMDEHTPHLHASIVPIVTGERRKAKNKTTEEGKRTYRKKANVVRLCADDVLNRDKMVGYHDSYAEAMGKYGLKRGVRGSDARHTSTAQYYRNIKRETERLQNCMKLLQSDVEEAERLLKQTKSEINTEKLQAAKTEAKTAFVSKICSLLGSGKLKEVEQHNQKLCELVTDREQYIDELHGKMQRMEDSHTQQLGEMQQKHQAEVVDLKSKHSTEVTMLNNIIRKAKRWFPMLEAYLQIESLCKRIGFTAEQISVLLAGKALNFSGSLYSEKHRRKFNVENAEIKVFSDSTKPNQLFLCINRQPIVEWFKEQWNISKDRRTLNPKINKEEKI, from the coding sequence ATGGGACATTTCAGTTTGGATTTCAAGAAGGCAAAGGGCAGCTCTGACGCAAGGGAGTCAGACCACATAGAGCGCAAGGTGATACCCGACAACGCAGACCCTACGAGAACTCACCTCAACCGTGAGCTTGTCAAGATGCCGAGCGGTGTGTATGGTCGTGACGAAGCCATCGCCCACCGCATCAAGACGGCAGGCATCAAGCGCAAGATAACCAATGACCAGGTGAGGGTGATTAGAACCGTGCTGTCTGGAACGCACGAGGACATGATGAACATCGCAGCCAATGATCAGCTTGACGATTGGTGCAACGACAGCTTGAAGTGGTTGCAGGACACGTTCGGCAAGGAGAATGTCGTGTCGGTGGTTCTCCACATGGACGAGCACACGCCACATCTCCACGCCTCCATCGTTCCGATAGTGACTGGCGAACGGAGAAAGGCGAAGAACAAGACAACGGAAGAGGGCAAGCGGACATACCGCAAGAAAGCCAATGTCGTGAGGTTGTGTGCCGATGATGTGCTCAACCGTGACAAGATGGTTGGCTATCACGACAGCTATGCTGAAGCCATGGGCAAGTATGGCTTGAAGCGAGGTGTCCGTGGGTCGGATGCGAGGCATACCTCCACGGCACAGTATTACCGTAACATCAAGCGAGAGACGGAGAGACTTCAAAACTGCATGAAACTGCTGCAATCCGATGTGGAGGAAGCAGAGCGACTGCTCAAACAGACCAAGAGCGAAATCAACACGGAGAAACTACAGGCTGCTAAGACGGAAGCCAAGACTGCCTTTGTGTCGAAGATTTGTTCTCTTTTAGGTAGTGGAAAATTGAAGGAGGTGGAGCAGCACAACCAAAAGTTGTGCGAGCTTGTGACAGACAGAGAGCAATACATTGACGAACTCCATGGGAAAATGCAGCGAATGGAGGACAGCCACACCCAACAACTCGGCGAGATGCAACAGAAACACCAAGCAGAGGTCGTAGATTTGAAAAGCAAGCACTCCACGGAGGTAACGATGCTCAACAACATCATCCGCAAAGCCAAGCGTTGGTTCCCGATGTTGGAGGCATACTTGCAAATAGAAAGTTTGTGCAAGAGGATAGGCTTCACGGCTGAACAAATTAGTGTGCTCCTTGCTGGAAAGGCACTCAACTTTAGCGGTTCACTCTATTCCGAGAAGCACAGAAGAAAGTTCAATGTGGAGAATGCAGAAATCAAGGTGTTCTCTGATTCTACCAAACCGAACCAATTGTTTCTGTGTATCAATAGACAGCCTATTGTTGAATGGTTCAAGGAGCAATGGAATATCTCAAAAGATAGAAGAACCTTAAATCCGAAGATAAATAAAGAAGAAAAAATCTAA